DNA sequence from the Vicingaceae bacterium genome:
GCCATCTTCTGTCTTGCGGGTGATTTGTTCAAACTTGTAATTATTATAGTCGATGTGGGAAGAGTCGAGCGTTGGTTCGATTATGGGCTGAACAATATATGGCAATAAATTATCGTCAGAATATTGATTTTGATCATCATTACCGGCAATTTGGTTGAGATGTTTTTTGCTTAAATCATCTATAGATGCAATAAACAAGTAATCGCGCCATTTGTTTTTTTTGAAATAGAACAAACGACTATCGCCAAAGTCATAATAGCGGATATTGTTGGGCCATTCGTCCAAAGACACAGACGTATAAAAATACCGATAGTGTATGGCTGTATCCACAAATGCAATTGAACTGTCAAATTTGGCAAAATGAGGAACCAAATTGGATTGTTTTTCCTTCAAATAATAAATACCCGAATCAGTGGAAAGAGGCATATATTTGTTTGTTCCTTTTTCATTATCGACTATTTGCAAAGGATATGGATTTTTAAGATCAGCCATTTGTTTAAGATTTCCCCTGTAAAGATGATATAAGTTTGGATAATACAAATTGGGCACATCAATATGCAATGAATCAATTGATCGGTTTGAGACAAAAAATATTTCTTCTCCGTTTTTGGAAAAAACAGGCATGAGATCGTCAAAAACATCATTGGTTAATTGTTTCTGAGAGTTTGAAACAGAGTTGTAAAGATATAAGTCGGTTTGTCCTTTATGAAAAGCAGAAAAAACAATTTCTCGTCCATTGGGAGCGATATCAAAATCCAAAACTTTTTCGAGGTTAAAAATGGGCTTTTGATCTATCACACCGGTTTCACTGTCGTAAAAATGTATCAACATTTCTCCTTTCCTTTCTGTAAAAAAAACGAGTGTTTTTCCATTGGGATGCCATTTTACTACCGGTAATTTTGTGTCGTTGATACGGTCTAACTTAATTCCGCCTTTGAATATCTTAAAACGTTTATTGCTTTCAATATCGTGAATCCAGATTTTGTATTTACCCATCTTATGCGTTACATAAGCAACTTGTTTTAATTCAGGGTTATATGAAAGATGACGGTATTGTAAATGACGTTTACCTGTTTTTTTCAAAACATTAGAAACAAAGGGTTTGTTTCCGGAGTTTTTTCTTCTTACATAATCTTCATAATAATTAATCCATTCTCGGGTCAAACTTTTGGATGACATGCCCAATACATACAAATAGCCACTTTCAATACTACGGGTAATTCTGACCATGGATATAATGTTGGGAATTACTTTCTCGCCGTATGATTGGGCAATATAATACCATAAACTGTGACCGGCGAGTATCGCTTGTTCTCCGGAGAGTTTATTGAATGATTTAAATTTCTTGTTTTTTATTCCGTCTTCAATAAAATCTTCTATCGTCCAATCCCATGGTTTTGAGAGATAAGAAATTAATCCTTTCATATACCAATCCGGCAAAGAAAGTAGCGTGGAATTTTTTAAAACCTCTCTCCAATTATCTCCATATACCATTTGATTAAGCAAAGCTTCGGCGATTCCTGCTTTTATTTGTTGCTCCAAATCAAGATGAGATCCTTCAAAATATAAAAATACTTTATTCCCAAAAATTTTTACCACACCTCCGGTATTATAATTTTCTTCATCAGCAATTCCGGCATTACTTTGATGAAAGTGAGAAAGTTTATTGTAAAGAATAAATTGCAGACGTTCTGTGAAATAAAAATCAAAAAACTCTTCGTATATTCTCATGTTTTGATTGGCTACTCTGACAACATATTCGGCCGGTTCTTTGCCTCCTTCATAATAATAAACTTCGAATCTTGGCTGCCGTATAAATTGCCATTTAAACTCATCATATTGCACGCGGTTTTTGCCAAATTCATTATGTGAGCCATTGTAAAATTGTGCTTGTAAATGGATATTTAACAAGAAAAAAACAAATAAAATAAACAACCGCCTTAGGTTTTTAAAAGACATAAAACCTGCAGAAATTTTTTTCTTATGTAGAATTTTGACCAAAACTTTAAATTTCAAATTTAATTCCTTGAGCCAATGGCAGGTCTGTTCCGTAATTTATGGTGTTTGTTTGACGGCGCATGTATGCTTTCCAGGCATCCGATCCACTTTCACGACCGCCACCGGTTTCTTTCTCACCGCCAAAAGCCCCACCTATCTCGGCTCCTGAAGTACCTATGTTGACATTGGCAATGCCACAATCGGATCCTTCACAAGACAAGAAGAATTCTGCTTCTCTTAAGTTTAAAGTCATGATTGCCGAAGATAGCCCTTGCTTCACTCCGTTTTGCATTTCTATGGCTTCTTCAATGGTTTTGTATTTCATGACATAAAGTATCGGGGCAAACGTTTCTTCTTGTACGATAGAATAGTGATTTTCCACTTCTGCAATTGCCGGTTTAACATAACAACCGCTTTCATAGCCGGGACCTTCCAATACACCGCCTTCTACAATCCATTTTCCACCTTCTTCTTCCACACGTTTAAGGGCTTCTAAATATTTTTCTACGGCTTGCTTGTCGATCAACGGACCGACATGATTGTTTGCATCCAAAGGATTGCCAATACGCAATTGTCGATAAGCATTTTTTAATCTTTCGATTACTTCTTCATAAATGTTTTCATGAACAATTAATCTGCGTGTTGTGGTGCAACGTTGTCCGGCGGTACCAACAGCGCCAAATACAATTGCCGGTATTGACATTTTTAGATCAGCCGAAGGAGTGACAATGATCGCATTATTACCACCAAGTTCAAGCAACGACCTTCCTAAACGTGCACCAACCGCAGCTCCAACTTTTTTTCCCATTGCTGTTGATCCGGTGGCCGACACTAAGGGCACACGTACGTCGTGGGCAATTAATTCACCTATTCGATAATCTCCGATGATCAAGCATGATACTCCTTCGGGCACATTGTTACGTTCAAAAACTTTTTGTATGATTGACTGGCAGGCAATGGCACATAAAGGCACTTTTTCCGATGGTTTCCACACACACACGTCACCACATACCCACGCTATCATAGCATTCCAACTCCATACAGCCACAGGAAAATTAAAAGCACTGATAATTCCCACAATTCCCAAGGGATGCCATTGCTCATACATTCTATGATGGGGTCTTTCCGAATGCATGGTCAGACCATACAACTGACGGGATAATCCTACCGCAAAATCACAAATATCAATCATCTCTTGCACCTCTCCCAAACCTTCCTGCAATGATTTCCCCATTTCATAAGAGACCAATTTGCCCAAAGGTTCTTTATATTTTCTCAATTCATCCCCTATTTGTCTAACTATCTCTCCTCTTTTGGGAGCAGGCCACTTTCGCCATTCTTTAAACGCTTTTTCCGCTTGTATGATGATTTTTTCATAATCTTCCTTTTGGGCACTTTTTAATGAGGCAATTTCCTTTGCATCCACCGGAGAGTATGATATGATTGTATCACCGTTTGTCTCCCACCAGTTTTTGCCGGTTGAGGCCCCTTTTAAATGATCATATACTCCCAAAATTTCCAATTCTTTTGCCACCGGAATTTCCATTGTTTTTTCCATAATCAGTGATTTTTAATTTTCATCAAAATTAAGCATTTCAATAAAGAATTTTTTAAATTTAGATTTAAAAAATTAAAATAAAATAATCTCGAGAATATGCAAATGAGTCATCGAATCGAATGATTATACAAGATATAAAAGATTTGTGCATAAGTCCATGACAAAGAAATTCAAAAAAAGTAAAATAACCGGGAAAGAGGGTATTTATATATCCGGAATTTTGAAGGCAGAAATTACATGCTTAAAATGTTACATTTCAAGAATTTTAAACTCGACCCTGCGGTTTAACTGTCTATTTTCTTCACTGTCGTTGGGCACCATGGGTTGTAATTTTCCGTACCCTTTAAAACTCAATCGATCGGGAGATATCCCCAACCGGATGAGATAATCTACAACCGATTTGGCCCTTGCCTCAGAAAGTTTCTGAT
Encoded proteins:
- the pcd gene encoding aldehyde dehydrogenase, with translation MEKTMEIPVAKELEILGVYDHLKGASTGKNWWETNGDTIISYSPVDAKEIASLKSAQKEDYEKIIIQAEKAFKEWRKWPAPKRGEIVRQIGDELRKYKEPLGKLVSYEMGKSLQEGLGEVQEMIDICDFAVGLSRQLYGLTMHSERPHHRMYEQWHPLGIVGIISAFNFPVAVWSWNAMIAWVCGDVCVWKPSEKVPLCAIACQSIIQKVFERNNVPEGVSCLIIGDYRIGELIAHDVRVPLVSATGSTAMGKKVGAAVGARLGRSLLELGGNNAIIVTPSADLKMSIPAIVFGAVGTAGQRCTTTRRLIVHENIYEEVIERLKNAYRQLRIGNPLDANNHVGPLIDKQAVEKYLEALKRVEEEGGKWIVEGGVLEGPGYESGCYVKPAIAEVENHYSIVQEETFAPILYVMKYKTIEEAIEMQNGVKQGLSSAIMTLNLREAEFFLSCEGSDCGIANVNIGTSGAEIGGAFGGEKETGGGRESGSDAWKAYMRRQTNTINYGTDLPLAQGIKFEI